One Curtobacterium sp. MCLR17_032 genomic window carries:
- a CDS encoding FABP family protein, giving the protein MIELPEGLSAELVPLSWLVGVWEGTGVVEYPLGEDDDVRTYEFGQRISFSHDGLPYLNYSSTTWLLDDDHTPLAAEMGYWRLDRPSEPGDRGPALLLGDGPVPFSTTQSVETLRNQTNGFDVEAAIIHPTGVNELYVGRVKQGRIDLATDAVMRSANAKEYSAATRMYGLVEGKLFWAWDIAALGRELTSHASGQLAKVD; this is encoded by the coding sequence GTGATCGAACTCCCCGAGGGCCTCTCTGCCGAACTCGTCCCGCTGTCGTGGCTGGTCGGCGTCTGGGAAGGCACCGGAGTCGTCGAGTACCCCTTGGGCGAGGACGACGACGTCCGGACGTACGAGTTCGGTCAGCGCATCAGCTTCAGCCACGACGGCCTGCCGTACCTCAACTACTCGTCGACGACGTGGCTGCTCGACGACGACCACACCCCGCTCGCTGCCGAGATGGGCTACTGGCGGCTCGACCGGCCGTCCGAACCGGGCGACCGCGGTCCGGCGCTGCTGCTCGGCGACGGCCCGGTGCCGTTCTCGACCACGCAGAGCGTCGAGACCCTGCGCAACCAGACGAACGGCTTCGACGTCGAAGCGGCGATCATCCACCCGACCGGCGTCAACGAGCTCTACGTGGGCCGCGTCAAGCAGGGCCGCATCGACCTGGCGACCGACGCCGTGATGCGCTCCGCCAACGCCAAGGAGTACTCGGCCGCCACCCGGATGTACGGGCTGGTCGAGGGCAAGCTCTTCTGGGCGTGGGACATCGCCGCCCTGGGACGTGAACTCACCTCGCACGCCTCGGGGCAGCTCGCGAAGGTCGACTGA
- the mshD gene encoding mycothiol synthase: MLAIVEQLADAGVADGEAPPFSDQTLVDLRAGRADVLGDDTGVAVVRDGEVEVFVRREARGRGIGNRLVEQVLALADPPSRAWAHGDHPAARALAARVGWSAERTLLQLRAPVPTSAGDPGLPDGYRLDAFRAGSTVDETDWLALNAAAFASHPEQGRMTLDDLRARESDAWFSGDDLVLLRDADGALAGSCWLKVEDGVGEYYAVAVRPDLQGRGLGGVLMRAGAARLVDRGLHALSLYVEGDNAPALALYRRQGFVDHTVDVQYAAPTTGR; this comes from the coding sequence GTGCTCGCGATCGTCGAACAGCTCGCCGACGCGGGGGTCGCCGACGGCGAGGCTCCCCCGTTCTCGGACCAGACCCTCGTCGACCTGCGCGCCGGCCGCGCCGACGTCCTCGGTGACGACACCGGCGTCGCGGTCGTCCGCGACGGCGAGGTCGAGGTGTTCGTCCGCCGGGAGGCCCGTGGCCGGGGCATCGGGAACCGTCTCGTCGAGCAGGTGCTCGCCCTCGCGGACCCGCCGTCCCGGGCCTGGGCGCACGGTGACCACCCCGCCGCCCGCGCCCTCGCAGCCCGGGTGGGCTGGTCCGCGGAGCGGACGCTGCTGCAGTTGCGCGCACCGGTGCCGACGTCGGCAGGTGATCCGGGCCTCCCGGACGGGTACCGACTCGACGCGTTCCGGGCGGGCTCGACCGTGGACGAGACCGACTGGCTCGCCCTGAACGCCGCGGCCTTCGCGTCGCACCCCGAGCAGGGGCGGATGACGCTCGACGACCTGCGCGCCCGCGAGTCCGACGCCTGGTTCTCCGGCGACGACCTGGTGCTGCTGCGCGACGCCGACGGTGCGCTGGCCGGCTCCTGCTGGCTCAAGGTCGAGGACGGCGTCGGCGAGTACTACGCGGTGGCCGTCCGACCGGACCTGCAGGGCCGGGGTCTCGGTGGGGTCCTGATGCGCGCCGGAGCGGCCCGGCTGGTCGACCGCGGCCTGCACGCTTTGTCGCTCTACGTCGAGGGCGACAACGCGCCCGCACTGGCGCTCTACCGCCGGCAGGGGTTCGTCGACCACACGGTCGACGTCCAGTACGCGGCGCCGACGACCGGCCGGTAA
- a CDS encoding response regulator transcription factor yields MAQLLVLTSAAPGDVLPSLGLLSHRIRHVPAEAAQLVNAPQSDLMFVDARTDLVSAKALCKILATSGSTTPVVLVVTEGGLTAVTTEWNIDDVVLESAGPAEVDTRIRLNAGRASKNQTGSKIQASGVVIDEASYSAKVRGRPLDLTFKEFELLRFFATHPARVFTREQLLSEVWGYDYFGGTRTVDVHVRRLRAKLGDLESLIGTVRNVGYRFNVHDDDDRGQGQ; encoded by the coding sequence GTGGCACAGCTCCTGGTACTCACCTCGGCCGCGCCCGGCGACGTCCTGCCGAGCCTCGGCCTGCTGAGCCACCGGATCCGGCACGTGCCCGCCGAGGCCGCCCAGCTGGTCAACGCACCGCAGAGCGACCTGATGTTCGTGGACGCCCGCACCGACCTGGTCAGTGCGAAGGCCCTCTGCAAGATCCTCGCCACGAGCGGTTCGACGACGCCCGTCGTGCTCGTCGTCACCGAGGGCGGCCTCACCGCGGTGACGACCGAGTGGAACATCGACGACGTCGTGCTCGAGTCCGCCGGCCCCGCCGAGGTCGACACCCGCATCCGCCTGAACGCCGGCCGCGCCTCGAAGAACCAGACCGGCTCGAAGATCCAGGCCTCCGGTGTCGTCATCGACGAGGCGAGCTACTCCGCGAAGGTCCGCGGCCGGCCGCTCGACCTCACCTTCAAGGAGTTCGAACTCCTCCGCTTCTTCGCCACCCACCCGGCCCGGGTCTTCACGCGCGAGCAGCTGCTCAGCGAGGTCTGGGGCTACGACTACTTCGGCGGTACCCGCACGGTCGACGTCCACGTCCGACGGCTGCGGGCGAAGCTCGGCGACCTCGAGTCGCTCATCGGCACCGTCCGCAACGTCGGCTACCGCTTCAACGTGCACGACGACGACGACCGCGGGCAGGGCCAGTAG
- a CDS encoding phosphoglyceromutase: protein MTSTLVLLRHGNSDWNQKNLFTGWVDVRLSELGEKEAKRAGSLIAESGIVPDVLYTSLLTRAIQTADIALLEADLAWLPVKRDWRLNERHYGDLQGKDKAQTLEQYGEQQFMEWRRSFDVPPPPIADDAEWSQAGDRRYADLGDQLPRTESLKLVIDRLLPYWESDITTDLGAGKTVLVTAHGNSLRALVKHLDGISDDDIAGLNIPTGIPLVYELDDDFRPTKPAYYLDPEAAAAGAAAVAAQGAKK, encoded by the coding sequence ATGACCTCCACGCTCGTCCTGCTCCGTCACGGCAACAGTGACTGGAACCAGAAGAACCTGTTCACCGGTTGGGTCGATGTCCGGCTCTCGGAGCTCGGCGAGAAGGAGGCGAAGCGGGCCGGCAGTCTCATCGCCGAGTCCGGCATCGTCCCCGACGTCCTGTACACGTCGCTGCTGACCCGGGCGATCCAGACCGCCGACATCGCCCTGCTCGAGGCGGACCTGGCCTGGCTGCCGGTCAAGCGCGACTGGCGTCTCAACGAGCGGCACTACGGCGATCTGCAGGGCAAGGACAAGGCGCAGACGCTCGAGCAGTACGGCGAGCAGCAGTTCATGGAGTGGCGCCGCTCGTTCGACGTGCCGCCGCCCCCCATCGCCGACGACGCCGAGTGGTCGCAGGCCGGCGACCGTCGGTACGCGGACCTCGGCGACCAGCTGCCCCGGACCGAGTCCCTGAAGCTCGTCATCGACCGGCTGCTGCCCTACTGGGAGTCCGACATCACGACGGACCTCGGCGCGGGCAAGACGGTCCTGGTCACGGCGCACGGCAACTCGCTGCGGGCGCTGGTGAAGCACCTCGACGGCATCTCGGACGACGACATCGCGGGGCTCAACATCCCGACGGGCATCCCCCTCGTGTACGAGCTCGACGACGACTTCCGTCCGACGAAGCCGGCGTACTACCTCGACCCGGAGGCTGCTGCCGCCGGTGCCGCGGCCGTCGCGGCCCAGGGCGCGAAGAAGTAG
- a CDS encoding serine/threonine-protein kinase — MAEYGQHAQRSQYGEGEPLGASYRLVRLLGTGASGEVWRTEHTATGEQFAAKLLRAELAAEPDVVERFVRERSVLLALDHPSIVRVRDLVVEGDRLAIVMDLVGGGSARDLLIAVGTLPPSDALTITAETLDALAVAHERDVSHRDVKPDNVLLDHEWTAGSTGDVRVSDFGIASVVAERDRKTTGLLGTPQYMAPESISQGRSGPAADVYGAGVMLYELLSGRTPFAGPGTDFAVAYRHVTSTPPRIDVPDALWAALSSLLAKDPAARPSAVDAAATLRRLARSLRDTPALERVDDPDAFDEVERPATVVRGGVGVGSALAAIDSSDADSSAVVAAEDGPVEPGPELGTAGSQTVIRPLARPVLPAAPAEVETTRRRFTRPDWLTNRMLLLGVVGLVLVVVLVIAAVVWLPGAGKKRPGGGATGAQSASAYQQDRPLPTGLTTTRKAVVNASAGTVELSITYAAQTAPLTGPLLEVLPAAAKGADCPAVTWSGEGISAKRNQPSLTGVDTACAWSVSGVDIEAGGSVTVQATVPADAIESGSGSSAGSGSSAGAGSGAGGSPLQEWLDAVGTATTAAVTDQSVSGTAYPVQRLQGIDVRTPDRSVSQTTLPVTLVPVWPSGADELNPLYRSPSTGRPSEMLVDVAGGESGVRFADGCSGALAVSSDGLVVTALSVAPTCTVRATVGNFTNLESDPFGITTRD, encoded by the coding sequence GTGGCGGAGTACGGGCAGCACGCGCAGCGCTCCCAGTACGGCGAGGGGGAGCCGCTCGGCGCGTCCTACCGGCTGGTGCGGCTCCTGGGGACCGGAGCGTCCGGCGAGGTCTGGCGGACCGAGCACACCGCGACCGGTGAGCAGTTCGCGGCCAAACTGCTGCGTGCCGAACTCGCCGCGGAACCCGACGTCGTCGAACGGTTCGTCCGCGAACGCTCGGTGCTCCTGGCGCTCGACCACCCCTCGATCGTCCGCGTCCGGGACCTCGTCGTCGAGGGCGACCGCCTCGCCATCGTCATGGACCTGGTCGGCGGTGGATCCGCCCGCGACCTGCTGATCGCCGTCGGCACCCTGCCGCCGAGCGACGCCCTGACCATCACCGCCGAGACCCTCGACGCCCTCGCCGTCGCGCACGAACGGGACGTCAGCCACCGGGACGTCAAGCCCGACAACGTCCTGCTCGACCACGAGTGGACCGCCGGCAGCACGGGCGACGTCCGGGTGTCGGACTTCGGGATCGCCTCGGTCGTGGCCGAACGGGACCGCAAGACCACCGGCCTGCTCGGGACCCCGCAGTACATGGCGCCGGAGTCGATCAGCCAGGGGCGCTCCGGTCCGGCCGCCGACGTGTACGGCGCCGGGGTGATGCTCTACGAGCTGCTGTCCGGGCGGACGCCGTTCGCCGGCCCGGGCACCGACTTCGCCGTCGCCTACCGACACGTGACCTCCACCCCGCCGCGGATCGACGTGCCCGACGCCCTCTGGGCCGCACTGTCGTCGCTGCTGGCGAAGGACCCCGCTGCCCGGCCGTCCGCGGTCGACGCCGCCGCGACCCTCCGTCGTCTGGCCCGGTCGCTGCGGGACACCCCGGCCCTCGAGCGCGTCGACGACCCGGACGCGTTCGACGAGGTCGAGCGGCCCGCGACGGTCGTGCGTGGCGGAGTCGGTGTCGGGAGCGCCCTCGCCGCGATCGACTCGAGTGACGCTGACTCGTCCGCCGTGGTGGCGGCCGAGGACGGACCCGTCGAACCCGGTCCCGAGCTCGGCACCGCCGGGTCGCAGACCGTCATCCGACCGCTGGCACGCCCCGTCCTGCCGGCAGCACCGGCCGAGGTCGAGACCACCCGCCGCCGCTTCACCCGACCCGACTGGTTGACGAACCGGATGCTGCTGCTCGGCGTCGTCGGGCTCGTCCTGGTCGTCGTGCTCGTCATCGCGGCCGTCGTCTGGCTGCCCGGCGCCGGGAAGAAACGCCCCGGGGGCGGCGCGACCGGCGCGCAGAGTGCCAGTGCCTACCAGCAGGACCGACCGCTCCCGACCGGGTTGACCACCACACGCAAGGCCGTGGTCAACGCCTCGGCCGGCACCGTCGAGCTCTCGATCACCTACGCCGCGCAGACAGCGCCGCTGACCGGCCCCCTGCTCGAGGTCCTCCCCGCCGCGGCGAAGGGCGCCGACTGCCCCGCCGTCACCTGGAGCGGCGAGGGCATCAGCGCGAAGCGGAACCAGCCGTCGCTGACGGGCGTCGACACCGCCTGTGCGTGGAGCGTGTCCGGCGTCGACATCGAGGCCGGCGGCTCCGTCACGGTGCAGGCCACGGTGCCGGCGGACGCGATCGAGTCCGGGTCTGGGTCCTCTGCTGGGTCGGGCTCCTCTGCCGGGGCCGGCTCCGGTGCGGGTGGTTCTCCGCTGCAGGAGTGGCTCGACGCAGTCGGCACCGCCACCACCGCCGCCGTGACCGACCAGTCCGTCAGCGGGACCGCGTACCCGGTGCAGCGACTGCAGGGCATCGACGTCCGCACCCCGGACCGCAGCGTCAGCCAGACCACGCTGCCCGTCACCCTGGTGCCGGTGTGGCCGAGCGGTGCGGACGAGCTGAACCCGCTGTACCGCAGTCCGAGCACCGGACGGCCGTCCGAGATGCTCGTCGACGTCGCCGGCGGAGAGTCCGGCGTCCGCTTCGCCGACGGCTGCTCCGGAGCGCTGGCGGTGTCGTCCGACGGGCTGGTCGTGACCGCGCTGTCGGTGGCGCCGACCTGCACGGTGCGGGCCACGGTGGGCAACTTCACGAACCTCGAGAGCGACCCGTTCGGTATCACCACGCGCGACTGA
- a CDS encoding class I SAM-dependent methyltransferase, which yields MPGNSSPIGTVTRGTTGHNRLRRVDRWIATLPVLRHTDDPLVADVGYGASPTTTLEMRDRLARVRPDVEVTGIEIEPARVAIANAGTRDGVTFRLGGFETPTPDGRRPAVIRAFNVLRQYDESAVVGSWRIMQDRLQPGGQLVEGTCNEVGRVASWVTLDREAPHTFTVALRLAGLDVPSIVAERLPKALIHRNVPGERVHGFLRDLDLAWAVAAPLGTYGPRQRWIAAVRGMRDRGWPVMHGVARWRLGELSVPWAAVAPA from the coding sequence ATGCCCGGGAACTCGTCGCCGATCGGCACCGTCACCCGTGGCACGACCGGGCACAACCGCCTCCGTCGCGTGGACCGGTGGATCGCGACGCTCCCGGTCCTCCGCCACACCGACGATCCGCTCGTCGCGGACGTCGGCTACGGCGCGAGTCCGACGACGACGCTCGAGATGCGCGACCGCCTGGCCCGGGTCCGACCCGACGTCGAGGTCACCGGCATCGAGATCGAGCCCGCCCGTGTGGCGATCGCGAACGCGGGGACCCGCGACGGGGTCACGTTCCGGTTGGGCGGGTTCGAGACCCCGACGCCCGACGGCCGACGACCGGCGGTGATCCGGGCCTTCAACGTGCTCCGGCAGTACGACGAGTCCGCCGTGGTCGGATCGTGGCGGATCATGCAGGACCGGCTGCAGCCCGGCGGCCAGCTCGTCGAGGGCACCTGCAACGAGGTCGGTCGCGTCGCCTCGTGGGTCACGCTCGACCGGGAGGCCCCGCACACCTTCACGGTCGCGCTGCGGTTGGCAGGGCTCGACGTCCCGAGCATCGTGGCCGAGCGGCTGCCGAAGGCGCTCATCCACCGCAACGTCCCGGGCGAGCGGGTGCACGGGTTCCTCCGCGACCTCGACCTGGCGTGGGCGGTCGCGGCACCGCTCGGTACGTACGGTCCGCGGCAGCGCTGGATCGCGGCGGTCCGGGGCATGCGCGACCGCGGCTGGCCGGTCATGCACGGGGTCGCTCGCTGGCGCCTCGGCGAGCTCAGCGTCCCCTGGGCTGCGGTCGCCCCCGCCTGA
- a CDS encoding folate-binding protein YgfZ: MTSPFAVRDGFVASATGPAAHFGNPIGEQRLLARGRAVVELGLGVVAVSGPDRLSWLNSITSQLLLGLAPGVSTETLVLDASGRVEHAARVVDDGETAWLLTEPADAEPVAAWLSSMRFMLRVEVTDRSADLATLGWFDGADPLHGAEPLATWTDPWASVTPGGWGYADQEAHPGADWTLRIAVVTPDTAAQVAASDVPTAGLLALEALRIAAWRPSLSDVDERTIPHELDWLRSAVHLSKGCYRGQETVAKVHNLGRPPRRLVMLHLDGSDGVVPAPGSPVLLDGTEVGRLVASATHHELGPVGLAVVKRSLDPTAVLTLAADDVVVTAAQQVIVPPGAGATADVPRLPRLGAVRRP, encoded by the coding sequence ATGACGTCGCCGTTCGCCGTGCGTGACGGGTTCGTCGCGTCCGCCACCGGGCCCGCCGCCCACTTCGGCAACCCGATCGGCGAGCAGCGTCTGCTCGCCCGCGGTCGTGCCGTCGTCGAACTCGGTCTCGGGGTCGTCGCCGTGTCCGGACCCGACCGCCTGTCCTGGCTGAACTCGATCACCTCCCAGCTGCTGCTCGGCCTGGCGCCGGGCGTGAGCACCGAGACCCTGGTGCTCGACGCCTCCGGTCGGGTCGAGCACGCCGCACGGGTCGTCGACGACGGCGAGACCGCCTGGCTGCTCACCGAGCCGGCGGACGCCGAGCCGGTCGCCGCGTGGCTCTCGTCGATGCGGTTCATGCTGCGCGTCGAGGTCACCGACCGATCCGCCGACCTCGCGACACTCGGTTGGTTCGACGGCGCCGACCCGTTGCACGGTGCCGAGCCGCTGGCGACCTGGACCGACCCGTGGGCGTCCGTCACGCCCGGCGGGTGGGGCTACGCCGACCAGGAGGCCCACCCCGGCGCCGACTGGACCCTCCGCATCGCCGTGGTCACGCCCGACACCGCTGCCCAGGTGGCCGCGTCGGACGTTCCCACCGCGGGCCTCCTGGCACTCGAGGCCCTGCGGATCGCGGCCTGGCGTCCCTCGCTGTCCGACGTGGACGAGCGGACGATCCCGCACGAGCTCGACTGGCTCCGCTCGGCCGTGCACCTGTCGAAGGGCTGCTACCGCGGGCAGGAGACCGTCGCGAAGGTCCACAACCTCGGACGTCCGCCGCGGCGCCTGGTGATGCTGCACCTCGACGGTTCCGACGGCGTCGTGCCCGCGCCCGGTAGCCCGGTGCTGCTCGACGGCACCGAGGTCGGGCGGCTCGTCGCCTCGGCCACGCACCACGAGCTCGGACCGGTCGGCCTGGCGGTCGTCAAGCGGTCCCTCGACCCGACCGCCGTGTTGACCCTCGCAGCGGACGACGTCGTCGTGACGGCGGCGCAGCAGGTCATCGTCCCGCCGGGTGCCGGTGCGACGGCCGACGTGCCGCGTCTGCCGCGTCTCGGAGCGGTCCGCCGCCCGTAG